A DNA window from Centropristis striata isolate RG_2023a ecotype Rhode Island chromosome 10, C.striata_1.0, whole genome shotgun sequence contains the following coding sequences:
- the cenpj gene encoding centromere protein J: MSSPAGLQYSQADFLARWMPSSTRAGVILSPCPDLAGSLRHTSAVGSPSLLQPDDSFASDFAPLPASADSSCLGVDGFAQSPGGERAGTNRPVAAQSSVPLVNSDGELDSLDEMASKSQDVPLMIKLEQLRKWQQHMQEQLKAHQLEELLRLQEEQQRLLGMMNGSQHCAEDDTESSVLAAAEWEDSPLQGACHYRETLHSPTINCHGFPQSSTCGLREEQERSPAQSEEQLPKGQDYQEVDNEEDGTWNSRQDDQEQSVDASHCHKHDDTLIPSNSADLSGEYSGDEVFQDRPIKPGIGGQKKTFEELLEEQLRLEEQRLKSARQHQSQDGVGAVQAPPKKAFLKRGEGLSRFTNKRKASLPKKEVKKDPKPQVQARVMSRSNSEPADFKKGGTNCVQRLPVQRKTTTLNKENVLRGLRSPPQDTRGESKVARTKVLGSHQRQNTEGLESVQPDPEGGQTKQPVKEQNNRKVGLSAQAARNPAHNMQPNPVTKQVGAFRGPERAGNDAAREKTCGSRVAERRTRSEGGVPQDSFELSFQEKLQRWDCDQQLENMELGEFELLEQAAEELSFSSNSSFVIKVLQMDHQHRGLQPRRLSSTPIKSPPGASRQRCSSVGSSSSLSCQSSSKSPEGSVVKMRDVSLRSKVSNEDQQEQDKHNDSDVSSCSSSEFGDQDLAVKPNSFPITLCFPAQPNPPYDKRSYQDEDSCRESDMTQEESDGVISHADESTLIEDKDGQQGRVQFDDDDTWNDLEDTAVRDGPVGPVSKTTAYGISPPAQTMLRKVAVSKVVEVDHSVDPPPPPASQLMTRLFPSLKPKTQNAPLPPPPVAAPVAPESKRPEEETGQQFQSRQLRERLVELEIEIERFKKENAALAKLRQENEKHQDNLRKERLEFEQMKARELAKFEEYKKEENRKLQKERKLFEKHASAARAIPDKKEREEIQALKQQLSSLQEELKGRESRWATTNSRLRQQINSLNQEKSSLQDEIHMLEKLRLSAWSKNPINAEKAKESKDCPKIPENSTSSVSKGVKFASPLDSSPPLSSAAAAARRYSRDGSQGATAGMKSSLRRPSGAGSSSSSSLPSRRTEEGSTSASKSQENPPNQEHTHTCSPERDSLPKEAECSETAEPESTQEVVTHPDGKTEKVSAGGDRLIVFPNGTKKEVSADGLTVKVTFFNGDTKEVTADQRVIYFYADAQTTHITYPDGMEVLHFPNNQTEKHFPDGRKEITFADQTVKNLFPNGREESVLTDGTIIQVNPDGTKEIHFNTGQKEIHTADYKRREYPDGTVKTVYTDGRQETRYPTGRIRIKDKDGNVILDNRA, translated from the exons ATGTCATCTCCAGCCGGGCTCCAGTACTCCCAGGCAGACTTCTTGGCCCGCTGGATGCCAAGCAGCACCAGAGCCGGGGTGATCCTCAGCCCCTGCCCGGACTTGGCTGGCTCCTTGCGGCACACCTCTGCCGTGGGGTCCCCATCCCTGCTGCAGCCAGACGACTCCTTCGCTTCTGATTTCGCACCTCTGCCTGCCTCCGCAGACAGCAGCTGCCTCGGTGTGGATGGATTTGCCCAGTCacctggaggagagagagctgGGACTAACAGGCCAGTGGCCGCTCAGTCCTCCGTGCCTCTAGTAAACTCAGATGGAGAGTTGGACAGTTTGGATGAGATGGCAAGCAAGTCACAGGATGTACCTTTAATGATAAAGCTCGAACAG ttgAGGAAATGGCAGCAGCACATGCAGGAGCAGCTAAAAGCCCATCAGCTAGAGGAGCTGCTTCGCctccaggaggagcagcagaggctcCTGGGAATGATGAATGGATCCCAGCACTGCGCAGAag ATGACACAGAGAGTTCAGTGCTGGCAGCAGCAGAATGGGAGGACAGTCCACTCCAGGGAGCCTGTCATTACAGAGAGACCCTCCACAGCCCCACTATAAACTGCCATGGGTTCCCACAGAGCTCCACCTGCGGCCTCAGAGAGGAACAGGAGCGTTCACCTGCACAGAGTGAAGAGCAGCTACCAAAGGGTCAAGATTATCAGGAGGTGGACAATGAGGAAGACG ggACGTGGAACTCCAGACAAGATGATCAGGAACAAAGTGTCGATGCGAGCCATTGTCACAAGCATGATGACACTTTAATACCAAGTAATAGTGCTGATTTGAGTGGAGAATACAGCGGAGATGAAGTCTTCCAAGACAG GCCTATAAAGCCGGGAATCGGAGGTCAGAAGAAGACATTTGAGGAATTGTTGGAGGAGCAACTGAGGCTGGAGGAGCAGAGGCTGAAGTCTGCCCGGCAACACCAG AGCCAAGATGGAGTTGGAGCTGTACAGGCCCCTCCAAAGAAAGCCTTTCTTAAGCGAGGCGAGGGCCTCTCAAGATTCACCAACAAGCGCAAAGCCTCGCTACCAAAAAAGGAGGTGAAGAAGGACCCTAAACCACAAGTCCAGGCCAGAGTAATGTCCCGCAGCAACTCGGAGCCTGCAGATTTCAAGAAAGGTGGCACAAACTGTGTTCAGCGGCTTCCTGTCCAGCGTAAAACCACCACACTCAACAAGGAAAATGTACTGAGAGGTCTCCGTTCACCACCTCAGGACACCAGGGGGGAGAGTAAAGTGGCACGGACGAAGGTTTTGGGCAGCCATCAAAGACAGAACACAGAAGGACTAGAGTCGGTTCAACCTGATCCAGAGGGTGGACAAACCAAACAACCAGTAAAGGAGCAGAATAATAGGAAAGTAGGTCTGTCAGCTCAGGCTGCAAGGAACCCTGCTCACAACATGCAGCCAAATCCTGTCACCAAGCAGGTGGGCGCGTTCAGAGGGCCAGAGAGGGCCGGAAACGATGCTGCAAGAGAGAAAACTTGTGGTTCAAGAGTTGCAGAAAGAAGAACTAGGTCAGAAGGAGGAGTTCCACAGGATTCGTTTGAGTTGTCGTTCCAGGAGAAGCTGCAGCGCTGGGATTGTGACCAGCAGCTGGAAAACATGGAGCTGGGAGAGTTTGAGCTGCTGGAGCAAGCAGCCGAGGAGCTGTCCTTCTCATCCAACTCCTCATTTGTCATAAAG GTTCTTCAAATGGACCATCAGCATAGGGGGCTCCAGCCACGACGGCTCTCCTCCACCCCCATCAAGTCCCCACCCGGAGCTTCACGTCAGAGGTGCAGCAGTGTTGGCAGCAGTAGTAGTTTGTCATGTCAAAGCAGCTCAAAGTCTCCAGAAGGTTCTGTGGTAAAGATGAGAGACGTTTCACTCAGGAGTAAAGTGAGCAACGAGGACCAGCAGGAACAGGACAAACACAATGACTCTGATGTTTcatcctgcagcagctctgagTTTGGAGACCAAGACTTGGCAGTCAAGCCAAATTCGTTTCCTATCACTCTTTGCTTTCCCGCGCAGCCTAACCCGCCGTACGACAAGCGGTCGTATCAGGACGAGGACAGCTGCAGGGAGTCAGACATGACGCAGGAGGAGAGTGACGGCGTCATCAGCCACGCTGACGAGTCCACTCTGATAGAGGACAAAGACGGGCAGCAGGGCAGAGTCCAGTTTGACGACGATGACACGTGGAACGACCTCGAGGACACGGCAGTCCGTGACGGTCCAGTTGGTCCAGTTTCCAAGACAACGGCCTATGGGATCTCACCACCGGCGCAGACTATGCTGAGGAAGGTGGCGGTCAGCAAAGTGGTGGAGGTGGATCACAGCGtggatcctcctcctcctcctgcctctcAGCTCATGACAAGGCTGTTTCCCTCCCTGAAGCCCAAGACCCAGAATgcacctctccctcctcctcctgttgctGCACCTGTTGCTCCAGAGTCCAAAAGaccagaggaggagacag GCCAGCAGTTCCAGTCTAGACAGCTGCGGGAGAGACTGGTGGAGCTGGAGATCGAGATCGAGAGATTTAAAAAGGAGAATGCCGCCCTCGCCAAACTCAGACAAGAGAATGAGAAACATCAGGACAatctgag GAAAGAGCGTTTGGAGTTCGAGCAGATGAAAGCCAGGGAGCTGGCAAAGTTCGAGGAGTACAAGAAAGAGGAGAACAGGAAGTTGCAGAAGGAGCGCAAACTGTTTGAGAAGCACGCGTCTGCCGCCAGAGCTATCCCCGACAAAAAGGAGCGGGAGGAAATCCAG GCGTTGAAGCAGCAGCTGAGCtccctgcaggaggagctgaaggGGAGGGAGAGCCGCTGGGCCACCACAAACAGCCGGTTGCGGCAACAAATCAACTCCCTCAACCAGGAGAAGAGTTCTCTCCAGGACGAG ATCCATATGCTGGAAAAGCTCCGCCTCAGTGCCTGGAGCAAAAACCCCATCAATGCAGAGAAGGCAAAAGAATCAAAAGACTGCCCCAAAATACCTGAGAACAGCACGTCATCTGTGAGCAAAGGGGTGAAATTTGCT AGTCCTCTCGACAGCAGCCCTCCACTGAGCAGCGCAGCTGCAGCCGCTAGACGGTACTCCAGGGATGGCAGTCAGGGTGCTACAG CTGGAATGAAGAGCAGCCTGAGGAGACCATCAGGGGCAGGCTCCTCTTCGTCCTCCTCGTTGCCcagcaggaggacagaggaggggTCAACATCTGCCAGCAAGAGCCAAGAAAACCCACCAaaccaggaacacacacacacctgctctcCG GAAAGAGATTCTCTGCCGAAAGAAGCAGAGTGCAGCGAGACAGCAGAGCCAGAGTCAACCCAGGAGGTCGTCACACACCCTGATGGGAAG ACAGAGAAGGTTTCAGCCGGCGGTGATCGTCTTATCGTTTTCCCAAACGGGACCAAGAAGGAGGTTTCTGCGGACGGACTGACGGTCAAAGTTACTTTTTTCAACGGAGACACCAAAGAGGTCACAGCTGACCAGAGAGTG ATCTATTTCTACGCTGACGCGCAGACGACACACATCACCTACCCAGATGGGATGGAGGTCCTGCACTTCCCCAACAACCAGACCG AAAAACACTTTCCAGACGGCCGCAAGGAAATCACCTTCGCGGACCAGACAGTGAAGAACCTGTTTCCTAACGGGCGAGAGGAGAGCGTGCTGACAGACGGGACTATCATACAGGTCAACCC GGACGGCACCAAGGAGATCCATTTCAACACGGGCCAGAAGGAGATCCACACAGCTGACTACAAAAGAAGGGAGTATCCAGACGGCACTGTGAAGACGGTTTACACCGATGGCCGGCAGGAAACGCGCTACCCCACCGGACGAATCAGGATCAAAGACAAAGATGGGAATGTTATCCTGGACAACAGGGCGTAA